The Acetomicrobium flavidum genome window below encodes:
- a CDS encoding anaerobic ribonucleoside-triphosphate reductase activating protein: protein MVALSLRAGDIGSYIPSSFIDWEGHVSAVLFLTGCNFSCPFCHNGYLVKGSPAALNEDLVIEHIISRAVFLDGVVISGGEPTLNPNKLKGLLLRFKEMGLPVKLDTNGSNPLALEELLSEGLLNAVAMDIKAPWDKYDMLCGCDVDVSLIKRSLNMLLNCRLEVEFRTTFVPALLDYDDLHVIRGYLGEGARWAIQRFNPEKAMDENLRRTNGPESEILREKFPGVIIR from the coding sequence ATGGTCGCTTTGAGTTTAAGGGCTGGAGACATAGGAAGTTACATACCCTCGTCGTTCATAGATTGGGAAGGGCATGTATCGGCAGTGCTGTTCTTAACGGGATGTAACTTCAGCTGTCCCTTTTGCCATAACGGATACCTGGTCAAGGGAAGCCCGGCTGCTTTAAATGAGGATCTTGTCATAGAGCATATAATTTCGAGAGCGGTATTTTTGGACGGCGTCGTGATAAGTGGCGGTGAGCCGACGCTTAACCCGAACAAGTTAAAGGGGCTTTTGTTGCGTTTCAAGGAGATGGGATTACCGGTAAAGCTTGACACCAACGGGAGCAATCCCCTTGCATTGGAGGAGCTTTTGTCCGAGGGCTTGCTGAATGCCGTAGCAATGGATATAAAGGCTCCTTGGGATAAGTACGATATGCTTTGTGGCTGCGATGTAGATGTGTCCTTGATTAAGCGATCCCTTAATATGCTGTTAAATTGTCGTCTGGAGGTGGAATTTCGTACCACATTTGTTCCTGCGCTCCTGGATTACGACGATCTCCATGTCATTCGAGGATATCTCGGGGAAGGTGCCCGTTGGGCGATCCAACGCTTTAATCCGGAGAAAGCCATGGACGAGAATTTAAGGAGGACCAATGGACCTGAGAGTGAAATTTTGCGCGAAAAGTTTCCAGGTGTTATCATAAGATAA
- the nrdD gene encoding anaerobic ribonucleoside-triphosphate reductase, whose amino-acid sequence MTSLTKSGSSYETGIGGQRFLFDRPESTDLALMVEAHSKDECSPWDAGRIRDALIREAGVNPEVAFSIAAEIEEEVIRCGKDRITTSIIREMANAKLFQRGLDVYLVDHSKVGIPVYDLEIMMFSPNRENSNTSYNPESINLTIAERIIKDYALSKLFSPDVARAHLEGDIHLHDLGMVIRPYCSGQSPAYVAKFGLNLPSITSVSSPAKHPDVLLAHMLKMTSVLQNNFAGAIGWDAVNMFFAPYLEGLSDGEMRQLAQMLIFEFNQLAGGRGGQVAFTDINLYFEIPKHFRDVPAIGPGGKFTGKTYGDYAAISKRFLRALFEVYLEGDSRSQPFFFPKPLLHITDAFFEEEGWEEMLELACLVASKKGNTYFVFDRGGVTKLSECCRLSFELTEEDLQEAKTPWKMRYSALQNVTINLPRVAYRSQGDLQTFFGLLEELMELAFKAHVQKRSFIQSLLDLKEKGPLSVLTVAYDGENYLRMEKTSHLIGLLGLNETVRVLKGKELHEGAEAEELGLAIVKFMELKCQELTERAGFKVVLEQTPAESTAHRFARLDLNKFPMAADVVKGNVKRNEVFYTNSTHIPYEAEVDPIDRVIKEGLYHPSIKAGAITHIWMGEHEPDAGALASFVRKVFLHSQNAQVAFSPEFTICNDCGRVERGLRPSCGKCHSSNVDGVTRITGYFTKISSWNAGKRAELESRKRWSL is encoded by the coding sequence ATGACTTCGCTTACTAAATCAGGTTCTTCTTATGAAACGGGGATAGGCGGACAACGATTTTTGTTCGATCGGCCGGAATCTACTGACTTGGCTTTAATGGTTGAGGCTCACTCCAAGGATGAATGTAGCCCTTGGGATGCGGGCAGGATTAGAGATGCCCTGATCAGGGAGGCGGGCGTAAATCCGGAAGTTGCCTTTTCTATAGCTGCCGAAATTGAGGAAGAGGTAATTCGCTGCGGCAAAGATAGGATTACCACTTCGATAATAAGGGAGATGGCAAACGCCAAGCTCTTTCAAAGAGGGCTTGACGTTTATCTGGTAGACCATTCCAAGGTGGGAATTCCTGTTTACGACCTTGAAATAATGATGTTTTCGCCCAATAGAGAAAACAGCAATACTTCCTACAACCCCGAGTCCATAAATTTGACCATAGCCGAAAGGATCATAAAGGATTACGCCTTGAGCAAGCTCTTTTCTCCTGATGTAGCGCGTGCTCACCTGGAAGGCGACATTCATCTTCATGACCTTGGAATGGTCATAAGGCCTTATTGCAGCGGACAAAGCCCTGCTTATGTCGCCAAATTTGGGTTGAACTTGCCTTCCATAACCAGCGTCTCCTCCCCGGCCAAGCATCCGGATGTTTTGCTAGCCCATATGCTTAAGATGACGTCGGTGTTACAGAACAACTTTGCAGGTGCCATAGGCTGGGATGCCGTGAACATGTTTTTTGCGCCCTATCTTGAGGGCTTAAGCGACGGGGAGATGCGCCAATTGGCCCAAATGCTGATATTTGAGTTCAATCAATTGGCAGGTGGAAGGGGAGGGCAAGTCGCTTTCACTGACATAAACCTCTACTTTGAGATTCCTAAGCATTTCCGAGACGTACCGGCCATAGGGCCCGGAGGCAAGTTTACGGGCAAGACTTACGGCGATTATGCAGCCATATCCAAGCGCTTTTTACGCGCCCTCTTTGAGGTTTACCTCGAGGGGGACAGCAGGTCGCAGCCCTTCTTTTTCCCCAAACCGCTGCTTCATATAACCGATGCCTTTTTCGAGGAAGAGGGGTGGGAGGAGATGCTTGAGCTGGCCTGCCTCGTGGCATCGAAGAAGGGCAACACCTATTTTGTCTTCGACAGGGGCGGCGTTACGAAGTTGAGCGAATGCTGTCGTCTTTCCTTCGAGCTCACGGAAGAAGACTTGCAGGAGGCCAAAACCCCCTGGAAGATGAGATATTCTGCCCTGCAGAACGTTACCATAAATTTGCCCCGAGTTGCCTACAGATCCCAAGGCGACCTGCAAACCTTCTTTGGATTGCTCGAGGAGCTCATGGAGCTGGCATTCAAGGCCCATGTCCAAAAAAGAAGCTTTATTCAGAGCTTACTCGACCTGAAGGAGAAAGGTCCACTGTCCGTGCTGACCGTCGCTTATGACGGCGAAAACTATCTCAGGATGGAAAAGACAAGCCATCTCATAGGGCTTTTGGGCTTAAACGAAACTGTGCGGGTACTGAAAGGAAAAGAACTTCATGAAGGAGCCGAAGCGGAGGAGCTGGGGCTTGCCATTGTTAAATTCATGGAACTTAAGTGTCAGGAATTGACCGAACGGGCAGGATTTAAGGTGGTGCTTGAGCAGACTCCCGCCGAAAGTACGGCTCACAGGTTTGCCAGGTTGGACTTAAACAAATTTCCCATGGCGGCGGATGTGGTCAAGGGCAACGTGAAAAGAAACGAGGTCTTTTATACCAACAGCACCCATATACCCTACGAAGCGGAAGTCGATCCCATAGACAGGGTGATTAAGGAGGGGCTTTATCATCCCTCCATAAAGGCCGGTGCCATTACCCATATATGGATGGGCGAACACGAACCGGATGCCGGGGCATTGGCCTCCTTCGTGCGAAAGGTGTTCCTGCATTCCCAAAACGCTCAAGTCGCATTTAGCCCTGAATTTACCATATGCAACGACTGCGGCAGGGTTGAAAGGGGATTGAGGCCTTCTTGCGGCAAATGCCATTCTTCTAACGTCGATGGCGTGACTAGGATAACGGGGTATTTTACCAAAATCTCCTCCTGGAATGCCGGCAAAAGGGCCGAGCTTGAAAGCAGAAAGAGATGGTCGCTTTGA
- the nrdR gene encoding transcriptional regulator NrdR, with the protein MRCPKCNYEDSRVIETRAVEDGSVIRRRRECPKCGRRFTTYERMERNKVLLVVKKDGRREAFDRQKVLKGMIRACEKLPVSLEALENAVSSIEEELYSLGVGEVSSASIGEMVANRLKDIHHVAYVRFASVYREFTDLKNFIDEISKLLEKKEGGKDQR; encoded by the coding sequence ATGCGTTGCCCTAAGTGTAATTATGAGGACAGTAGGGTAATAGAGACCAGGGCAGTGGAGGATGGCAGCGTCATCCGAAGGAGAAGGGAATGCCCGAAGTGCGGACGGCGATTCACCACCTACGAACGAATGGAGAGGAACAAAGTCCTTTTGGTGGTCAAGAAAGATGGTCGAAGGGAAGCCTTTGACCGGCAAAAGGTCCTTAAGGGCATGATACGTGCCTGCGAAAAGCTTCCCGTATCCCTGGAGGCCCTGGAAAACGCAGTTTCTTCGATAGAGGAGGAGCTTTATTCGTTGGGCGTTGGCGAGGTATCCAGTGCCTCAATTGGCGAGATGGTGGCAAATCGCTTGAAGGACATTCATCATGTGGCTTACGTCAGGTTTGCATCTGTATATCGTGAGTTTACTGACCTAAAAAATTTTATCGATGAGATATCCAAGCTTTTGGAGAAAAAAGAAGGAGGTAAGGACCAGCGATGA
- the rpsU gene encoding 30S ribosomal protein S21: protein MTTVYRRENESIDDTLRRFKREVKKVGVLRDARKHEHYEKPSEIRKKKKMSPKRHRG from the coding sequence ATGACAACGGTTTACAGAAGGGAAAATGAGTCCATTGACGATACCTTGCGCCGCTTTAAAAGAGAGGTTAAGAAGGTTGGTGTGCTGCGGGATGCCAGAAAACATGAACATTACGAAAAGCCGAGCGAGATAAGAAAGAAGAAGAAGATGAGCCCCAAAAGGCATCGAGGATAG
- a CDS encoding histidine triad nucleotide-binding protein — MERDCVFCKIINGEIKGDVVYENEDIIAIRDIAPQAPHHYLIIPKVHTPTSQDVKDPSLWGNLMSAVNVVAERMGLADLGYRVVINCGSQACQSIFHLHIHLLSGRRFGWPPG; from the coding sequence TTGGAGAGGGATTGTGTGTTTTGTAAGATCATAAACGGCGAAATAAAGGGCGATGTCGTATATGAGAACGAAGACATCATTGCAATTAGGGATATAGCGCCGCAGGCGCCGCATCACTATTTGATAATTCCTAAAGTGCATACTCCGACCTCTCAAGATGTGAAAGATCCTTCCCTTTGGGGAAACCTCATGAGCGCCGTTAATGTGGTTGCCGAGCGAATGGGGTTGGCAGACTTAGGTTACAGGGTAGTCATAAATTGCGGGAGCCAGGCGTGTCAGAGCATATTTCACCTTCATATTCACTTGCTTTCTGGACGCAGATTTGGATGGCCCCCCGGTTAA
- a CDS encoding J domain-containing protein, with translation MKSLEASYEILGLQPGAGFEDVKKAFRRKALLYHPDVAGEGCSLQFQQINEAYAVLKRALIDRFVVNAPSLDSARAAAQARELFIKREIENILQEAQRQLSELIKTMGNDVEVGLSDVLLRLQSRHPVVRFVAACHLGKMKWDVSFMDELMGNISKIALDDVVLEPLLEFLGKAPAHFQSKVMAQIAKGAKDLEEEACIKLLYWGKRLRWETKTLLPFLTHDSNRVVAIALSMLPSADDVPLMVLMSLIERNDEEILVPLLKKMRTNRNLCYLRGRIRELARSHPSLGVRAWAKWLVGDANVG, from the coding sequence ATGAAATCGCTGGAGGCCAGCTACGAAATTTTGGGCCTTCAACCTGGCGCAGGCTTTGAAGACGTCAAGAAGGCATTTCGAAGGAAAGCGCTTCTTTATCATCCCGACGTCGCAGGAGAGGGATGTTCTCTTCAATTTCAACAGATCAATGAAGCCTATGCGGTGCTTAAGCGCGCCTTAATTGACAGGTTTGTAGTTAATGCCCCTTCCTTAGATTCTGCTAGGGCTGCTGCGCAGGCAAGGGAACTTTTTATAAAAAGGGAGATCGAAAACATATTGCAGGAAGCGCAAAGGCAGTTGTCGGAGCTCATAAAGACCATGGGCAATGACGTTGAGGTAGGGCTATCCGATGTCTTATTACGCCTTCAAAGCAGACATCCCGTGGTGAGGTTCGTTGCTGCCTGCCATCTGGGGAAAATGAAGTGGGATGTAAGCTTTATGGATGAGTTGATGGGTAACATCTCAAAGATAGCCCTAGACGATGTGGTGCTGGAACCGCTGCTTGAATTTTTGGGAAAAGCTCCCGCTCACTTTCAAAGTAAGGTCATGGCCCAAATTGCAAAGGGCGCAAAGGACCTTGAAGAAGAAGCCTGCATTAAGCTGCTTTATTGGGGCAAAAGGCTTAGGTGGGAGACAAAAACTTTGTTGCCCTTTTTAACTCACGACTCTAACCGCGTAGTGGCTATCGCCCTGTCCATGTTGCCCTCCGCTGATGACGTCCCTCTAATGGTCCTCATGTCGTTGATCGAAAGAAATGACGAAGAGATACTGGTGCCCCTGTTGAAGAAAATGCGCACCAACAGAAATTTATGTTATTTGCGGGGAAGGATAAGGGAGCTGGCTAGAAGTCATCCTTCTTTAGGGGTTCGAGCTTGGGCAAAGTGGCTTGTAGGCGACGCAAATGTAGGGTAA
- a CDS encoding Hsp70 family protein codes for MGNAFVGIDLGTRYSILACVDDDGPKVIKNRWGRERTPSFVACDRGSLWAGEDALSIACAFPQKSCCDLKRRLGSSEKIYLKDMSFKPEELLRVLLLYLREDCEAYLRELVKGCCVAVPSSFDFRQRETIKTAAQMAGFEAVKLVNEPTAVVLSANVEGSILVFDFGAGAIDISAVEKEGDICHVLENAGMDQFGGMDLDREVAFYLWRLVKAEGDPKADPRWPLLLMEAENIREALSFADSVDWWPRASGLGFGENVSLTIHRDEIEEIISPLVKPAIDLAKEIWDRYNCQKLLLAGGCTRMPLIRRSLGDAVAEPPKVRACTDEAVAVGAALLGGKKGKLLVDTLSCDLAMETADGGLSVIAPRGTPLPLRMKKRFMVVGTGRIESEVLQIKDGPDGPSRETLCPVFIEGAKSGDVVVVALSVDAGGLLTVEISGDEGELFVSRTLNVLDRSSEGQIFNERSRKLEELERKFARYSYLFDADLECRVTQLFEYVKCLQWSDDELWKDAFSVLELASDRIARAVKYR; via the coding sequence GTGGGGAATGCTTTTGTGGGGATCGATCTTGGGACCCGATACTCAATCCTTGCCTGCGTCGATGATGATGGGCCAAAGGTCATCAAAAACCGATGGGGAAGGGAAAGGACGCCCTCCTTTGTGGCTTGCGATCGAGGAAGCCTTTGGGCGGGAGAGGATGCTTTGTCCATTGCCTGTGCTTTCCCGCAAAAATCCTGTTGTGATCTTAAGCGTCGTCTTGGCTCATCAGAGAAAATTTATTTGAAAGACATGTCCTTTAAGCCCGAGGAACTGCTTCGGGTGCTTTTGCTCTACCTTAGAGAGGATTGCGAGGCATATTTAAGGGAACTAGTCAAGGGATGTTGTGTTGCCGTGCCGTCCTCCTTCGATTTTAGACAGAGGGAGACCATAAAGACTGCTGCACAGATGGCAGGCTTTGAAGCCGTCAAGTTGGTAAATGAACCCACAGCGGTAGTCCTTTCCGCAAATGTCGAGGGAAGTATTTTAGTCTTTGACTTTGGGGCAGGTGCCATAGACATTTCGGCCGTGGAAAAAGAGGGAGATATATGCCATGTGCTCGAAAACGCTGGCATGGATCAATTTGGCGGGATGGACTTGGACCGCGAGGTAGCTTTTTATCTCTGGAGGCTGGTCAAGGCAGAAGGCGATCCAAAGGCGGACCCCAGGTGGCCCTTGCTTTTAATGGAGGCCGAGAATATTCGTGAGGCCTTGTCCTTTGCCGATTCGGTGGATTGGTGGCCCAGGGCAAGCGGGCTTGGTTTCGGGGAAAATGTATCGTTGACAATTCATCGAGATGAGATAGAGGAGATAATTTCTCCGCTCGTCAAGCCTGCCATCGATCTGGCCAAGGAGATTTGGGATAGGTACAATTGCCAAAAGCTTCTTTTGGCTGGAGGTTGCACGCGCATGCCCTTGATACGTCGATCCTTGGGAGATGCCGTGGCCGAGCCGCCAAAGGTTCGAGCCTGTACCGATGAAGCTGTAGCCGTCGGGGCTGCACTTCTGGGAGGAAAGAAGGGCAAACTCCTAGTCGATACGTTGTCATGCGATCTGGCAATGGAGACCGCTGACGGAGGCCTGTCCGTAATCGCTCCCAGGGGAACGCCGCTTCCCCTGAGGATGAAGAAGCGTTTCATGGTAGTGGGCACTGGAAGGATCGAAAGCGAGGTCTTGCAGATTAAGGATGGCCCAGATGGCCCGTCAAGGGAGACCTTATGTCCCGTGTTCATTGAGGGTGCCAAATCCGGCGATGTGGTTGTCGTTGCCCTTTCCGTAGATGCCGGAGGTCTTTTAACGGTCGAGATATCTGGCGATGAAGGCGAGTTGTTCGTAAGCCGCACCCTAAACGTCCTGGATCGCTCATCCGAAGGGCAAATTTTCAATGAGCGCAGCCGCAAGCTTGAAGAGCTTGAAAGGAAATTTGCTCGTTATTCATACCTCTTCGATGCGGATTTGGAATGCAGGGTAACCCAGCTCTTTGAGTACGTGAAATGTCTGCAGTGGTCCGATGATGAGCTTTGGAAAGATGCCTTCTCGGTCTTGGAGCTTGCGTCCGACAGGATCGCCAGGGCGGTGAAATATCGATGA
- a CDS encoding bis-aminopropyl spermidine synthase family protein → MDKDVLARDVANVTKIPWNGRNVERVLSSLLITGDFWNVVSLSCEPLPAVAALLKLMAEEGMVAFSEYGIKLTQRGRDFIEKEGVSPWHLHTCPRCEGRTVVIDDELKDAFDRFLKIQIDRPEAIRDYDQGYVTPETTFARVALADSRGDLRGKSIIVLGDDDLVGIALGLTGLARRVVVLELDERLINFEREISSKYGLSIDVMAHDLRKPLPQEMLGNFDVFFCDPPETVEAFDAFVGRGIIALKGEGGSGYFGITHAESSFHKWRALEMKLLQRGLVITDIIHDFNVYMNWEYVQEMLAWDLAPVKQAPIQNWYKSAMVRVEMVERLEMPNEDLTDRDIYNDAESSTI, encoded by the coding sequence GTGGATAAAGACGTTTTAGCAAGAGACGTGGCAAATGTCACGAAGATCCCTTGGAATGGCCGAAATGTCGAAAGGGTGCTGTCATCCTTGCTTATCACGGGCGATTTTTGGAACGTGGTCTCTCTAAGTTGCGAGCCCTTGCCTGCCGTGGCGGCCCTCTTGAAGCTTATGGCCGAGGAGGGAATGGTCGCCTTCAGCGAGTATGGCATAAAGCTTACTCAAAGGGGGCGCGATTTCATAGAAAAAGAAGGGGTATCGCCATGGCATCTGCATACCTGTCCACGATGTGAAGGCAGGACCGTTGTCATCGATGATGAGCTTAAAGATGCATTCGATAGGTTTTTGAAGATACAGATAGATAGGCCTGAAGCGATCAGGGATTACGATCAGGGCTACGTAACCCCGGAGACGACCTTTGCCCGCGTTGCGTTGGCGGACAGCAGGGGCGATTTGAGGGGTAAAAGTATCATTGTGTTGGGCGACGACGATCTTGTCGGCATAGCCTTAGGCCTGACGGGGCTAGCAAGACGAGTTGTGGTATTAGAACTGGACGAGCGATTGATAAATTTTGAGCGAGAAATATCGTCAAAGTACGGCCTTTCGATAGATGTGATGGCACACGACTTAAGAAAACCCTTGCCACAGGAGATGCTTGGCAATTTTGATGTCTTCTTTTGCGATCCTCCTGAGACCGTAGAGGCCTTCGATGCATTTGTCGGCAGAGGGATAATAGCCTTAAAGGGCGAGGGCGGCTCTGGCTATTTCGGGATCACTCATGCCGAAAGTTCCTTTCACAAATGGCGTGCCCTCGAGATGAAATTGCTTCAAAGGGGATTGGTGATCACCGATATCATCCATGACTTTAACGTATATATGAATTGGGAATACGTCCAGGAGATGCTTGCGTGGGACCTGGCGCCCGTTAAGCAGGCTCCTATTCAGAATTGGTACAAATCGGCCATGGTGAGAGTCGAAATGGTCGAAAGGCTTGAGATGCCCAACGAGGACTTGACGGATCGTGATATATATAATGACGCAGAAAGCTCAACCATCTAG
- the mtaB gene encoding tRNA (N(6)-L-threonylcarbamoyladenosine(37)-C(2))-methylthiotransferase MtaB: protein MKSLDGLKVKVKSLGCRTNIYETEAIADSFRKKGAVIVDDGDFDVGILVSCAVTGTAEKKCRQALRHMKKESPKSMAILCGCYVQAKPDAELLSLGADICVGNRLKADLPRLVEGVIKGELKSPLVMKLDVLRHEKWDPLELSKVNFHTRSFVKIQDGCDLFCSYCIVPYLRGRPVSRDLRDVIAEVEGLVDQGCQEVVLTGVHLGLYGKGHDFDLADLVDALSKVKGLRRLRFGSIEPLALNDKLLVALAESEIFCPHLHVPLQSGDARILKLMNRGYSPVEFASIISNVRRYLGDDVHVSTDIIVGFPGEDEAAFASTLNFIRDLGIGRLHVFPFSPRKGTRAYDMPGRLQKCEIANRVNRALEEGGKLLQRYASIWMNRKVDVLIERCKGSKLLGLSRHYLETEIDWDAKGKLPERNYKGLECKVCVAEARHGILYGALSDIKDL from the coding sequence TTGAAATCGCTAGATGGCTTAAAGGTCAAGGTCAAAAGCCTTGGATGCAGGACCAATATATATGAAACCGAGGCCATCGCCGATTCATTCAGGAAGAAGGGTGCCGTCATAGTCGACGATGGGGATTTTGATGTAGGCATATTGGTAAGCTGTGCAGTCACGGGGACCGCAGAAAAGAAGTGTAGACAGGCACTACGGCATATGAAGAAGGAGTCCCCCAAATCTATGGCAATCCTCTGCGGCTGTTATGTACAGGCCAAGCCAGATGCAGAGTTGTTGTCCTTGGGTGCTGACATTTGCGTCGGCAATCGCCTTAAGGCTGATTTGCCTCGACTCGTGGAGGGCGTGATCAAGGGCGAATTGAAAAGCCCGCTGGTGATGAAGCTTGACGTGTTGCGCCATGAAAAGTGGGACCCTTTGGAGCTGTCTAAAGTGAATTTTCACACCAGATCCTTTGTCAAAATACAGGATGGATGTGATCTTTTTTGTTCCTATTGCATCGTACCTTATTTAAGGGGACGTCCTGTCAGCAGGGATTTGCGGGACGTAATAGCCGAGGTCGAAGGATTGGTCGATCAAGGCTGCCAAGAAGTGGTTTTAACGGGGGTGCACCTGGGGCTTTACGGCAAGGGACATGACTTTGACCTGGCTGATCTGGTGGATGCGCTTTCTAAAGTTAAGGGCTTAAGGAGATTGCGATTTGGCTCCATAGAGCCCTTGGCCTTAAACGACAAGTTGCTTGTTGCCTTGGCCGAGAGCGAGATCTTTTGCCCCCATCTTCATGTGCCGCTTCAAAGCGGCGATGCAAGGATACTGAAGTTGATGAATAGAGGATATAGCCCTGTGGAATTTGCGAGCATTATCTCCAACGTGCGACGTTACCTTGGAGATGATGTCCATGTAAGCACCGATATAATAGTCGGTTTTCCGGGAGAAGACGAGGCAGCCTTCGCTAGTACGTTGAACTTTATACGCGACCTGGGCATAGGAAGGCTTCACGTCTTTCCCTTTTCCCCAAGGAAAGGCACAAGGGCTTACGATATGCCCGGAAGGCTCCAAAAATGCGAGATCGCAAATAGAGTGAATAGGGCTTTGGAGGAAGGTGGCAAGCTTTTGCAGCGGTACGCCAGCATTTGGATGAACAGAAAGGTCGATGTTTTGATTGAACGCTGCAAGGGATCAAAGTTGCTGGGCCTCTCAAGGCATTATCTGGAGACCGAGATAGATTGGGACGCAAAAGGAAAGTTGCCTGAAAGAAACTATAAAGGGCTAGAGTGCAAAGTTTGTGTCGCCGAGGCAAGGCATGGTATCCTATATGGTGCATTATCTGACATAAAAGACTTGTAA
- a CDS encoding RsmE family RNA methyltransferase, translating to MSLPRARLDDAQRLSGGIWILSKDESHHLVHVRRCRIGDEFEGLLEGCKLMLVIKGYEDGRVIAEETKSLPPSEMKMRTVLLTALVKSGTFEDILNHATELGVTEIVPILAERCVVRVDDRLPAKMARWKRIIEEATKVSGIDRPPLLHRPSRPMDLREDMLPSLRLIGALTDDARPLGGMRIDAEGGVAFAVGPEGDWTKEEISLFLRLNFIPVSLGPNILRANTAAVAGLSYIILSAEGGLS from the coding sequence GTGTCGTTGCCTCGTGCAAGGCTAGATGACGCTCAAAGGCTTTCGGGCGGTATTTGGATCTTGAGCAAGGATGAATCGCATCACCTGGTCCATGTCAGGCGATGCCGCATTGGGGATGAATTTGAGGGTTTGCTTGAGGGTTGCAAGCTGATGCTTGTCATCAAGGGCTATGAGGATGGCAGGGTCATAGCAGAGGAGACGAAGAGCCTTCCTCCAAGCGAGATGAAGATGCGCACCGTCCTTTTGACGGCCTTGGTCAAATCCGGCACCTTTGAGGACATCTTGAACCATGCCACTGAGCTTGGCGTTACTGAAATCGTTCCAATCCTGGCGGAACGTTGCGTGGTCAGGGTTGATGACCGCCTTCCCGCCAAGATGGCGAGGTGGAAGAGGATAATCGAGGAGGCGACCAAGGTCAGCGGCATAGATAGGCCCCCGCTGCTTCATAGACCCTCGAGGCCTATGGATTTAAGGGAAGATATGTTGCCCTCCTTGCGCTTGATTGGTGCCCTAACCGACGACGCCAGGCCCTTGGGGGGCATGAGGATAGATGCAGAAGGAGGGGTTGCCTTCGCCGTAGGGCCCGAGGGCGATTGGACGAAGGAGGAAATCTCCCTGTTTTTGAGGCTGAACTTCATCCCCGTATCGCTTGGGCCAAATATTCTTAGAGCCAACACTGCTGCCGTAGCAGGTTTGTCTTACATAATCTTGAGCGCTGAAGGTGGTTTGTCTTGA
- a CDS encoding 50S ribosomal protein L11 methyltransferase — translation MKDESYWWYIILQARADLEEVFYYLAQASGSIGSEISIDQDDIRAKLYYRSDKGIDEWVERVLPLIEGFKGISVCGTGKEEWQPWLKWHKEAFPPLEVGKRLVVLAPWHKDEVPSGRIPIYIEPGSAFGTGYHASTQIALELLERHLKPESRVLDVGTGSGILAIAALKLGASSVVARDLDPAVAEEVRKNVMLNDITSGLKLEIADGTKGFDDTVDLVIANILYEPLVSMLDSFKRVLDEDGLIILSGLLFKEREPFVSEMGRSGFYVVEELVKEDWWGVVASCKAR, via the coding sequence GTGAAGGATGAAAGTTATTGGTGGTATATTATTTTGCAAGCCAGGGCTGACCTTGAGGAGGTCTTTTACTATCTAGCCCAGGCTTCAGGCAGCATAGGATCTGAGATATCGATTGACCAAGATGACATTAGGGCAAAGTTGTATTATCGTTCTGACAAAGGCATTGATGAGTGGGTGGAAAGGGTCTTGCCTTTGATCGAGGGGTTTAAGGGTATCAGCGTTTGCGGTACGGGAAAAGAGGAATGGCAACCTTGGCTTAAATGGCATAAGGAGGCCTTCCCTCCTCTGGAGGTAGGGAAGCGCCTGGTGGTCTTGGCTCCCTGGCATAAAGACGAGGTGCCTTCTGGAAGGATTCCCATATATATAGAGCCCGGCAGTGCCTTCGGCACGGGTTATCATGCCAGCACGCAGATCGCGTTGGAGCTCCTTGAAAGGCATTTGAAGCCCGAAAGCAGGGTGTTAGACGTGGGCACCGGCTCCGGAATACTTGCGATAGCTGCATTGAAGCTTGGGGCCTCAAGTGTTGTGGCCAGGGATTTAGACCCAGCGGTAGCAGAAGAGGTAAGAAAAAATGTGATGTTAAATGACATAACGTCGGGACTCAAACTTGAGATCGCCGACGGCACAAAAGGATTCGACGATACAGTGGACTTGGTCATTGCAAATATATTGTATGAGCCTTTGGTGTCAATGCTCGATTCGTTTAAAAGGGTATTAGACGAGGATGGTTTGATAATACTGTCCGGCTTGTTGTTTAAGGAACGCGAACCCTTTGTCAGCGAAATGGGAAGATCCGGTTTTTATGTAGTGGAAGAACTGGTAAAGGAGGATTGGTGGGGTGTCGTTGCCTCGTGCAAGGCTAGATGA